One segment of Anatilimnocola aggregata DNA contains the following:
- a CDS encoding sugar phosphate isomerase/epimerase family protein → MKLGLINSAWVQANQPTEYGLRKTKELGFDSVDIFVDPLDIDIRERLLIKRECDRLQLPIVSIACVAVGLIDFNPSVRRFHIDRVQEYLDLAYEYEARNVLLVLGEYIWNQEVIPPAEQWKFAVETCQQLGDYAADLDLQIALELEPFHLSLLNNVENMVRFLDDCGHPAVQANIDISHLVLANVAPEELRRLKGRAIHVHISDCDGKKHGDLPPGRGVVPFEPYLREIKDLNIDGAISIELEYSPEPEKITEWVTEAYQATDRLMRGAGLR, encoded by the coding sequence ATGAAGCTGGGCTTGATCAATTCGGCGTGGGTGCAGGCGAATCAGCCTACGGAGTATGGCCTGCGGAAGACGAAGGAACTGGGCTTCGACAGCGTCGATATTTTCGTCGACCCGCTCGATATCGATATTCGCGAGCGGCTCCTCATCAAGCGCGAGTGTGACCGCCTGCAGTTGCCGATCGTGTCGATAGCCTGTGTGGCTGTGGGACTGATCGACTTCAACCCCAGCGTGCGGCGGTTTCACATCGACCGCGTGCAGGAGTATCTCGACCTCGCTTACGAGTACGAAGCCCGCAACGTGCTGCTGGTGCTGGGAGAATACATTTGGAATCAGGAAGTGATTCCGCCCGCCGAGCAATGGAAGTTTGCCGTCGAGACTTGCCAGCAGTTGGGGGATTATGCGGCCGATCTCGATTTGCAAATCGCGCTCGAACTGGAGCCGTTTCACTTGTCCCTGCTGAACAACGTCGAGAACATGGTCCGCTTTCTTGACGACTGCGGGCATCCGGCGGTGCAGGCGAACATCGATATTTCACACCTGGTCTTGGCCAATGTCGCGCCGGAAGAACTGCGGCGACTCAAAGGGCGGGCGATTCACGTCCACATCAGCGATTGCGACGGCAAAAAGCACGGCGACCTCCCTCCCGGCCGCGGTGTGGTGCCATTCGAGCCCTACCTGCGTGAAATTAAAGACCTGAACATCGACGGGGCCATTAGCATTGAACTCGAATATTCCCCGGAGCCGGAGAAGATCACGGAATGGGTGACGGAGGCGTATCAAGCTACCGACCGCCTCATGCGGGGAGCGGGCTTACGTTAG
- a CDS encoding sulfite exporter TauE/SafE family protein: MPDATPLLPEPALLDYAWLCVTAALAGGVNALAGGGTLLTFPALFAALGPANAVMANGTSTVALAPASFSSAWAYRNELAKEARWLKLLILPSLIGGVIGTLLVTRLPDHYFKTLVPWLILLASILFALQPLLAKKKVNLAPDEIEPQPKPESFLQLAAIVFFQLLIAIYGGYFGAGIGILMLTGLGMMGLKNMHEMNAIKTVLAGCINGTSVVIFVSEGKVNWPIALIMMVAAILGGYFAASYGRRLKPIYIRWFVITMGFVLSAYFFYGQWQKAKEPAEVPAKQEARSDAPVRASACLEKPWLLLHDRATT; this comes from the coding sequence TTGCCAGACGCTACTCCACTCCTGCCCGAACCAGCGCTGCTGGACTACGCCTGGCTTTGTGTGACTGCTGCCCTTGCCGGGGGAGTGAACGCGCTGGCCGGTGGTGGCACGCTGCTGACGTTTCCTGCCCTGTTCGCTGCGCTCGGGCCGGCGAATGCCGTGATGGCGAATGGCACTAGCACGGTGGCTCTGGCTCCAGCTTCGTTCAGTAGTGCCTGGGCCTATCGCAACGAACTGGCCAAGGAGGCCCGTTGGCTCAAACTGCTCATTCTGCCGAGTCTTATCGGCGGCGTGATCGGCACGTTGCTCGTCACGCGTTTGCCCGATCACTACTTCAAAACGCTCGTTCCCTGGCTCATCCTGCTGGCCTCCATACTCTTTGCCCTGCAACCACTGCTGGCGAAAAAGAAGGTTAACCTTGCTCCCGACGAAATCGAACCGCAGCCGAAACCGGAGTCGTTCCTGCAGCTGGCGGCGATTGTCTTTTTCCAACTGCTGATTGCCATTTATGGCGGCTATTTCGGCGCTGGCATTGGCATCCTTATGCTCACCGGACTGGGCATGATGGGGCTGAAGAACATGCACGAGATGAACGCCATCAAGACCGTGCTTGCGGGCTGCATTAACGGCACGTCGGTCGTGATCTTCGTCTCGGAGGGCAAAGTGAACTGGCCCATCGCGCTAATCATGATGGTCGCGGCGATTCTCGGTGGCTATTTCGCTGCCAGTTATGGCCGCCGCCTGAAGCCCATCTACATTCGCTGGTTCGTCATCACCATGGGCTTTGTCCTCTCTGCCTATTTCTTCTACGGCCAGTGGCAGAAGGCAAAAGAACCAGCCGAAGTGCCCGCCAAGCAGGAAGCTCGCAGCGACGCTCCAGTGAGGGCGTCGGCTTGCCTCGAAAAACCTTGGCTGTTGCTCCATGATCGGGCCACGACGTAA
- a CDS encoding DUF1559 domain-containing protein: MLSTRRLQIARAFTLVELLVVIAIIGVLIALLLPAVQAAREAARRTQCSNNLKQIALGLINYESTNRTFPWGNSYLPSTAVAAPHSWSTCILPQIEQQAHFDKFDFKLPMDDAANKIAVTRTVPTYRCPSDGAGHAGPLPARCSCCNLGNSSVAAGLWYAGSMGPVDCDGCPFCPNPTAGDGNPCCQGVKYGEKGSAPGMFHRWPTGVRAAEVTDGLSNTILIGESLPTHSGHLAAFTSNLSLCSVNIPLNFMASPAQRPTAGMSDSAMHTANPANRFNGFKSLHPQVVQFAFGDGSVRGVKPNVDLVVYWGLGSRAGGESVHLD, translated from the coding sequence ATGTTATCCACCAGGCGATTGCAGATTGCCCGCGCCTTCACACTTGTGGAATTGCTGGTCGTCATCGCCATCATTGGTGTGTTGATCGCATTGCTCTTGCCCGCGGTGCAGGCCGCTCGCGAAGCGGCTCGACGAACTCAGTGCAGCAACAACCTCAAGCAGATCGCGTTGGGACTAATCAACTACGAATCGACGAACCGCACTTTCCCCTGGGGCAACTCTTATTTGCCTTCGACGGCCGTTGCCGCTCCCCATAGCTGGTCAACCTGCATCTTGCCTCAGATCGAGCAGCAGGCCCATTTTGACAAGTTCGACTTCAAGCTGCCGATGGACGATGCTGCGAACAAGATCGCCGTCACCAGAACCGTCCCTACTTATCGTTGCCCCAGCGATGGCGCCGGTCACGCTGGTCCGTTGCCCGCGCGCTGCTCGTGTTGCAATTTAGGAAATTCTTCGGTCGCCGCGGGCTTGTGGTATGCCGGTTCGATGGGACCCGTCGATTGCGATGGCTGTCCGTTTTGCCCGAACCCCACCGCCGGTGACGGCAACCCCTGTTGCCAGGGCGTGAAGTACGGCGAAAAAGGTTCTGCGCCTGGCATGTTTCATCGGTGGCCAACGGGTGTGCGCGCGGCAGAAGTGACCGATGGACTTTCCAATACAATTTTGATCGGCGAAAGCCTGCCTACTCATTCGGGGCACTTGGCGGCGTTTACTTCCAACCTGTCGCTGTGCAGCGTCAACATACCCTTGAACTTTATGGCCAGTCCCGCGCAACGTCCGACAGCGGGGATGAGCGATAGTGCCATGCACACCGCAAACCCCGCCAATCGCTTCAATGGCTTTAAGAGTTTGCATCCGCAGGTGGTGCAGTTCGCCTTTGGAGATGGCAGCGTGCGCGGCGTCAAACCCAACGTCGATCTGGTTGTCTATTGGGGACTTGGTTCGCGGGCAGGTGGCGAGAGCGTTCATCTCGACTAA
- a CDS encoding alpha/beta fold hydrolase, whose protein sequence is MTTAAPWQFGRLNRRGDTADTVPRCLVVFVPGLFSGWPRLEQYQDLLTLIDDTLSPRFAARDLLPVWYLATFWSPRDPDAIVREIIGQIDELTRQSEYDSLQLVSHSFGGLLALRLLQLAREKPWFAKLERALLLASDDRGLLPATRLQRLATSAGRQMGDWSFLDRCSLGWLRIGRLALAGLKPSPWLVELQQSSPTMPNPSQPRPAIFQILGELDRVVNATDAPLLAAPSGHLQIVPGARHRYFMLRSRWFEHPDPTVRTALAAVRQAVRTALLQAVPRAT, encoded by the coding sequence ATGACGACCGCCGCGCCCTGGCAATTTGGCCGCCTGAATCGGCGTGGCGATACGGCTGACACCGTTCCCAGGTGCCTCGTGGTGTTTGTGCCGGGGCTCTTCAGCGGTTGGCCCCGTCTGGAGCAATACCAAGACCTTCTCACGCTGATCGATGACACGCTTTCTCCTCGCTTTGCTGCGCGCGACTTACTTCCAGTCTGGTATCTGGCCACATTCTGGTCGCCGCGCGATCCAGATGCCATCGTCCGCGAGATCATCGGCCAGATCGACGAACTGACTCGGCAAAGTGAATACGACTCACTCCAACTGGTCAGTCATAGCTTCGGCGGGCTCCTGGCACTACGACTATTGCAACTCGCGCGGGAGAAGCCTTGGTTCGCGAAACTCGAACGAGCCCTGCTGCTGGCCAGCGACGACCGCGGTCTGTTGCCAGCCACGCGACTGCAACGTTTAGCCACCTCCGCGGGGCGGCAAATGGGAGACTGGTCGTTTCTCGATCGGTGCTCGCTCGGTTGGCTGCGCATTGGTCGGCTGGCATTGGCAGGGTTGAAGCCGTCGCCGTGGCTCGTTGAGTTGCAACAGTCCTCGCCCACCATGCCGAACCCCTCACAACCGCGACCCGCCATCTTCCAAATCCTGGGCGAACTCGACCGCGTGGTGAATGCCACCGACGCCCCCTTGCTGGCCGCCCCCAGCGGTCACCTACAAATCGTCCCCGGTGCGCGCCATCGCTATTTCATGCTCCGCAGCCGCTGGTTCGAACACCCCGATCCGACCGTTCGAACCGCGCTCGCTGCAGTTCGCCAGGCCGTTCGCACGGCCCTCCTGCAAGCGGTACCGCGCGCGACGTAA